ATGTTTAAAGATAGAAAAATATGCCAAACCCTTTGCTCTGTAAAACTAGCCAAACGCTACAAAACACaaactgaaccaaacaggctCTGAGTTTGCTATGAACAATTTATCTGAACTAAGTAAATTTGTAAACCATTTCTATGTTTGATGTTTATAGGATTTATCATCAATTGTATCTGTTTTGTGGAGGCATTAATTTTGGGGAAATACGTATTATTATGTCGATGTAGGATGCTAGGGGAAATGATGTTGATCTCAGCATTTACAAGGGGAAAGTTCTGATGATTGTTAATGTTGCTTCACAATGGTATAATTCATCTCTTGATCCAGTCTCCACAACTCAACATTTGCTGCTATGTTTCTGATTATCTTTTGTTGATGCAGTGGCTTGACAAATTCGAACTACACCGAGCTCACTGAGTTATACCAGAAGTACAAGAATCAAGGTCTTCCTATACTAATTCTTTTTTGAGCATATATGATCTTAGACGAGTCCTTGAATACTCTTGTCTTTACATGTGGAATCTCTAATCTCTTGtacattttgtgttttttattatttatagacATAAACAACATTGAGGGTGAGCCTTGGTGCAATGGTAAACCTCACGagtgaccgagaggtcacgggttcgagtcttagagCGGGCTCTTGCCATAAAATTGGCAGGGGATGGCTTGTCCCCCAGtgcacccttgtggtgggacctctccccagaccctcgcttagcggggacgtgTAGTGCACCAGTTAGTGTTCAATGTTCAATGTGTAAAAACAGTGAACTTCAGGGGTCTTGGGATGCTTTAGGCCTTGTTCtttttcacttaatttcagtatttACTAATTTCAATTTACTTCAGGGGTCTTGGGATGCTTTAGGCCTTGTTCAGTAATATTCAATTCAATAGCATATCAGTTcagtttacttaatttcagtaaaaaaggaCAGAGCTTTAGTCTTATAATCTTGTATAGCTGTGTCACTAACTTCCGTAGGGGTGTCAAAATGGGTTCTCGTGATTATATATGACATTGACGTGAATGCAACAAAAATGATAAATGTATCGAACGGGTGAATTGTCTGAAATTGACAATTCTTAATTTACCATGTTTGTTGCCGGGCCTTCTTGTTGTCTCGCTGGGCTTTGTCCCCACTCTGTCTGGATCATAGATGATCATAGATCCTGTCTCTCGTACCCAACCAAGAGAAAGTGGACCATGTGCCGTATGCCTATAATCCACGCCATACATCGCGCATAAGCCCGCCCACGCCAGACCGCGGAGGACATCTATTCTAAAAAGTGGCTGATAAATCGAACCGGTATGGGCATTGAGCAAGGCCGCTAAGGCGTTAAAATACCCGTCATCGCCTTGCCATTGCCTAAATATTTCCAAAGCCATACAAGCTCCTATCCTAATAGGCTCAAAATGCCAATCGGCTGCTGGCATACACCATTAGATACGAGCTTATTACAATCCTATTGTGGAGATTAAAATTATCGTAAGGCTTAGATTTGATAAGCATAGATCTAACGACTGACCAGATTCACTTAGTCCGTCACTGACTAGGTGAAAACCATCGTGTGCATATATACTATCCTTTTTTACGACTTAACcttgttttctttttcccaatatTATCTTACTCTATGTTGCATAGAAGATAGTGTTTCCACGTTTCATTTCCGTTTCCATTTCAGTTTCTTCTCCGTTTCCATTACGGTTTCCTAGCTAtattttcttagaaataatgtttcccaTTGTCTGTttcagtttccgtgcaacatagatctTATTATTTGCTTTCATTACAATTCAGGTTTGGAGATTCTTGCTTTTCCGTGTAACCAGTTTGGATCTCAGGAGCCAGGGACCAATGAACAGATCATGGAGTTCGCCTGCACTCGCTTCAAAGCCGAGTATCCAATATTTGACAAGGTAACAGATGATTTCGTACTTTACAATTTCCTTCTCTAAAATGATAACTTGGAACATTGTGTTTTAACTTGTAAAGTTTTGAACTTTGCAGGTTGATGTGAATGGAAACGATGCTGCTCCTCTTTACAAGTACTTGAAGTCTACCAAAGGTGGTGTTTTCGGAGACGGGGTCAAGTGGAACTTCTCCAAGTTCCTGGTAGACCAAGAGGGCAATGTTGTCGACCGCTATGCTCCTACTACTTCCCCTCTTAGCATCGAGGTGAAACCCCGAAACCCAACCCATTGTTTCTTTATGACattcatatatacatttttagtctttatgtgtCTGTTGAGCATCTTTCTTACCCTCTGCAGAAAGATGTGAAGAAGTTGCTGGGGATTGCATAAACGTCCGGAGCTTTTCGTAATCAAGCGGTGGAGAATAAGTATGGATATATGAATAAGCATCATCTAGGAATGAATTTAGATGCTCCTATTTCTCTGCTAGAAAGAAGCATTATAAGACATAGAACTTGATCATTGAATCTCTGTATTTTGTGGTTTATGTTGGAGTCTGAATGCTTCAATGTTATGTGTAAAATAAAGGTATATCAGGCAGATAATATCTGGTTTCTTTTGCATCTATCTCATTTCTATGGATTCTTTTCCTGGTTTGTATCCGGATTCTTCACTGAAATGTATAAAGGCAGGAGTATTTGTTTCCTTTGTAGTCCTCTGCTTGTcaaaataatttcaatttgtgCCTGtacttttattttgttatattaaGTTCCATTTAATATCGAAGATGTTTTCTAGAGCTTACCTTCGAGCTACCGTGCCCTCTCCTCTCCTTCATAAGTTCTTCGACTTCTAACGAGACTTACTGTTCTAAGGATAAAGTGTTACTGTTCTAACAGGAGAAATAGCAGCTTTGCTTTGGAGTGAAGGAGAAGGAAgcaattctttaatttttttaatttttattaggtACGATTCTAGAAATTTTAGGATTGTGCATGTATTTTGAAGATTTTCAAACTCGATCAAGTAAAAACATATGTTACTGTTAATTCCATTTTATGTTGTACGGACACGGAAACGGATATGGATAcagaaaatatttctaaaacataattttcataaaagagtttagaaaaacataaTCTTCATAAAATAGCTTAGAAACGAAAATGGATAGAGACGCGAAATGGATATGGATATAAAACGTAAAAACGCTATTAATTAGAAGTGTACATAGTTTCCATTACGAACagttttaaagtttttttttgggtaaataatttattagtcccctagtttttacctaacacactttttagtccttttattttgaaaaacacattttaaggtctctatcttttaccaatattaactttgtggtccttttatctatttttttagatttttaaccgaacatatcttagcttttaggacaaccatggtacaatacaagttgaccatgttactctgttattttatataagtctatttatgctaaaatataatgGTTACaggtctaaa
The DNA window shown above is from Euphorbia lathyris chromosome 1, ddEupLath1.1, whole genome shotgun sequence and carries:
- the LOC136210785 gene encoding probable phospholipid hydroperoxide glutathione peroxidase, whose product is MLCSSARLCSLRSLGKTSLFIPKQSSLNLKRIHSISLCDSTVNLGFHSIRTRGSRPVLSALRFDHSMAGQSGAKSVHDFTVKDARGNDVDLSIYKGKVLMIVNVASQCGLTNSNYTELTELYQKYKNQGLEILAFPCNQFGSQEPGTNEQIMEFACTRFKAEYPIFDKVDVNGNDAAPLYKYLKSTKGGVFGDGVKWNFSKFLVDQEGNVVDRYAPTTSPLSIEKDVKKLLGIA